One part of the Malus sylvestris chromosome 2, drMalSylv7.2, whole genome shotgun sequence genome encodes these proteins:
- the LOC126597180 gene encoding histone acetyltransferase type B catalytic subunit-like, whose product MVQKQGASADPTATEPKKRRRVGFSSVDSGVEAKDCIKIYLVSSKEEVGSTDSFCIEPVDLNSSFDDDGKIYGYKGLKIAIWVSSISFHAYADIAFESTTDGGKGITDLKSDLQKIFAETLIESEEEFLQTFSTQRNLIRSMVSTGEVIQPKTSIGQISDSNGGLGATTSDLQVVRLVVGKTAAGHLYSHLIPLVLLLVDGSSPIDVVDPRWELYVLIQNKTDEKGDIYNVLLGFTAVYRFYHYPDSSRLRLSQILVLPPYQHKGYGRYLLEVLNDVAVSENVYDLTVEEPLDYFQHVRTCVDALRLNKFHPIKDAVNSAVLQLKQGKLSKETHTPRLMPATSVIEDARKSLKINKKQFLQCWDVFLYLWLDPVDKYMKDFVGIISNRMKEDLIGKDSGAGGKRVVEVPSEYEPEMSFVMFRSQAGEATSTVQIDENQPNQEEQLQQLVDERVKEIKSIAEKVSSQISLTAAAS is encoded by the exons ATGGTCCAGAAGCAAGGAGCCTCCGCCGATCCGACCGCCACAGAACCTAAGAAACGACGTCGCGTCGGCTTCTCCAGCGTCG ATTCTGGAGTGGAGGCCAAAGATTGCATCAAGATTTACCTGG TTTCTAGCAAAGAGGAAGTGGGTTCTACAGACAGTTTTTGTATTGAACCTGTTGACTTGAATAGCTCTTTTGATGATGATGGGAAGATATATGGTTACAAAGGATTGAAG ATTGCCATATGGGTTAGCAGTATATCGTTTCATGCATATGCTGATATTGCATTTGAGAGCACAACTGAT GGTGGCAAAGGGATCACCGATTTGAAATCAGATCTTCAG AAAATTTTTGCTGAGACCCTCATTGAGAGTGAAGAGGAGTTCCTTCAAACTTTTTCAACGCAGAGAAATTTGATTAG ATCCATGGTCTCAACTGGGGAGGTGATACAGCCCAAGACCTCTATTGGACAAATAAGTGATTCTAATGGTGGGCTAGGAGCAACCACTTCTGATTTGCAG GTTGTTCGCTTGGTTGTTGGCAAGACAGCTGCTGGACACCTTTACAGTCACTTGATtcctcttgttcttcttcttgttgatg GTAGCAGTCCGATTGATGTCGTGGATCCAAGATGGGAGTTGTATGTCCTGATCCAGAACAAAACAGATGAGAAGGGGGACATCTACAATGTATTGCTTGGTTTTACAGCTGTGTATCGTTTTTACCATTATCCTGATAGTTCTCGGTTGCGGCTCAGTCAG ATATTGGTATTGCCTCCTTACCAACACAAGGGTTATGGACGATACCTTCTTGAGGTTCTCAATGATGTTGCAGTATCTGAAAACGTCTATGACCTCACTGTTGAAGAACCATTAGATTACTTCCAGCATGTACGTACTTGTGTTGATGCTCTGCGTCTTAACAAGTTCCATCCAATCAAGGATGCGGTTAACTCAGCAGTTTTGCAACTGAAGCAAGGAAAGTTGTCAAAGGAGACACACACTCCTCGGCTCATGCCAGCCACTAGTGTCATTGAGGATGCCcgaaaaagtttgaaaattaacaagaaacAGTTTCTTCAGTGCTGGGATGTTTTCCTCTATCTCTGGCTTGATCCTGTGGACAAGTACATGAAAGATTTTGTGGGAATTATTTCTAATCGCATGAAGGAAGATCTCATAGGAAAAGATTCTGGGGCTGGTGGAAAGCGAGTGGTTGAAGTTCCAAGCGAATATGAACCGGAGATGTCATTTGTTATGTTCAGGTCACAGGCCGGGGAAGCTACTAGTACTGTTCAGATCGACGAAAATCAACCAAATCAGGAAGAGCAACTCCAGCAGTTAGTTGATGAGAGGGTGAAAGAGATCAAATCAATAGCTGAGAAAGTGTCTTCGCAGATCTCTCTCACTGCCGCGGCATCATAA
- the LOC126597349 gene encoding 60S ribosomal protein L28-1-like produces MATVPGQLIWEIVKKNNSFLVKEFGRGNAGVRFSKEPNNLYNLHSYKHSGLANKKTVTIQAGGKDQSVVLATTKTKKQNKPASLLHKSVIRKEFPRVAKAVTNQVADNFYRPDLKKAALARLSAVHRSLRVAKSGAKKRNRQAVKTPGRK; encoded by the exons ATGGCTACCGTTCCGGGACAACTGATCTGGGAGATCGTGAAGAAGAACAACTCCTTCTTGGTGAAGGAGTTCGGCCGCGGCAACGCCGGCGTCCGCTTCAGCAAGGAGCCCAACAACCTCTACAACCTCCACTCCTACAAGCATTCcg GTTTGGCGAACAAGAAGACGGTGACTATTCAGGCTGGAGGGAAAGACCAGTCTGTGGTGCTCGCCACCACCAAGACCAAGAAGCAGAACAAGCCCGCCAGTCTGCTTCACAAGTCTGTCATCAGGAAGGAGTTTCCCCGCGTCGCCAAGGCTGTTACCAATCAG GTTGCGGATAACTTCTACAGACCGGATCTGAAGAAAGCTGCCCTTGCCAGGCTCAGCGCCGTTCACAGGAGCCTCAGGGTTGCCAAGTCTGGTGCGAAGAAGAGGAACAGGCAGGCTGTCAAGACCCCTGGTAGGAAGTGA
- the LOC126597214 gene encoding deoxyhypusine synthase-like isoform X1: MGDDRLASTHSTVFIESEDLHGQRTEIEGYDFNQGVDYPRLVSSMVSTGFQASNLGDAIQIVNQMLDWSLADEAIDEDCNEEERDLKYRKSVKCKVFLGFTSNLVSSGIRDTIRYLVEHHMVDVVVSTAGGIEEDLVKCLAPTYRGDFSLPGALLRSKGLNRIGNLLVPNDNYCKFEDWIIPIFDQMLKDQTEQNVLWTPSKLIARLGKEINDRRSYLYWAYKNNIPVYCPGLTDGSLGDMLYFHSFRSPGLIIDLVQDIRAMNDEAVHASPRKTGMIILGGGMPKHHISNANMFRNGADYAVFINTAQEFDGSDSGACPDEAVSWGKIRDSAKTVKVHCDATIAFPLLVAETFAKNAVQTTT, encoded by the exons ATGGGAGATGACCGGTTGGCATCCACGCACTCTACAGTGTTCATAGAGTCAGAGGATTTGCATGGCCAAAGGACTGAAATCGAAGGATATGATTTCAATCAGGGAGTAGACTACCCTCGCCTCGTTAGCTCCATGGTCTCCACCGGCTTCCAAGCCTCCAATCTCGGAGATGCCATTCAAATCGTCAACCAAATG CTAGATTGGAGTCTAGCAGATGAGGCTATAGATGAAGATTGCAATGAGGAGGAGAGGGATTTGAAATACAGAAAGTCGGTGAAATGCAAGGTGTTTCTAGGTTTTACTTCGAATTTGGTTTCGTCTGGGATTAGAGATACAATTCGGTACTTGGTGGAGCACCATATGGTGGATGTTGTGGTTTCAACTGCTGGTGGTATAGAGGAGGATCTAGTTAAATGCCTTGCGCCCACTTACAGAGGTGATTTCTCTCTACCGGGAGCACTTTTGCGGTCAAAAGGCTTGAATCGTATTGGTAATTTGCTTGTTCCTAATGACAACTATTGCAAGTTTGAGGATTGGATCATACCAATTTTCGACCAGATGTTGAAGGACCAAACTGAGCAG aACGTATTGTGGACTCCATCTAAATTGATTGCACGCTTGGGGAAGGAAATAAATGATCGACGTTCATACCTTTATTGGGCATACAAG AACAATATCCCAGTTTATTGTCCAGGTTTAACGGATGGCTCACTGGGAGACATGTTGTACTTTCATTCTTTCCGCAGCCCAGGCCTGATCATCGACTTAGTGCAAG ATATTAGGGCCATGAATGATGAAGCTGTCCATGCAAGCCCAAGGAAGACTGGAATGATCATTCTCGGAGGGGGCATGCCCAAACATCACATTTCCAATGCCAATATGTTTCGTAATGGTGCGGACTATGCTGTCTTCATCAATACTGCGCAAGAGTTTGATGGGAGTGATTCTGGAGCGTGTCCTGACGAGGCTGTATCATGGGGAAAAATACGGGATTCTGCCAAAACGGTCAAG GTGCATTGCGATGCAACAATTGCTTTCCCTCTGCTGGTTGCTGAAACATTTGCGAAGAATGCTGTCCAGACTACGACTTGA
- the LOC126597214 gene encoding deoxyhypusine synthase-like isoform X2: protein MVDVVVSTAGGIEEDLVKCLAPTYRGDFSLPGALLRSKGLNRIGNLLVPNDNYCKFEDWIIPIFDQMLKDQTEQNVLWTPSKLIARLGKEINDRRSYLYWAYKNNIPVYCPGLTDGSLGDMLYFHSFRSPGLIIDLVQDIRAMNDEAVHASPRKTGMIILGGGMPKHHISNANMFRNGADYAVFINTAQEFDGSDSGACPDEAVSWGKIRDSAKTVKVHCDATIAFPLLVAETFAKNAVQTTT, encoded by the exons ATGGTGGATGTTGTGGTTTCAACTGCTGGTGGTATAGAGGAGGATCTAGTTAAATGCCTTGCGCCCACTTACAGAGGTGATTTCTCTCTACCGGGAGCACTTTTGCGGTCAAAAGGCTTGAATCGTATTGGTAATTTGCTTGTTCCTAATGACAACTATTGCAAGTTTGAGGATTGGATCATACCAATTTTCGACCAGATGTTGAAGGACCAAACTGAGCAG aACGTATTGTGGACTCCATCTAAATTGATTGCACGCTTGGGGAAGGAAATAAATGATCGACGTTCATACCTTTATTGGGCATACAAG AACAATATCCCAGTTTATTGTCCAGGTTTAACGGATGGCTCACTGGGAGACATGTTGTACTTTCATTCTTTCCGCAGCCCAGGCCTGATCATCGACTTAGTGCAAG ATATTAGGGCCATGAATGATGAAGCTGTCCATGCAAGCCCAAGGAAGACTGGAATGATCATTCTCGGAGGGGGCATGCCCAAACATCACATTTCCAATGCCAATATGTTTCGTAATGGTGCGGACTATGCTGTCTTCATCAATACTGCGCAAGAGTTTGATGGGAGTGATTCTGGAGCGTGTCCTGACGAGGCTGTATCATGGGGAAAAATACGGGATTCTGCCAAAACGGTCAAG GTGCATTGCGATGCAACAATTGCTTTCCCTCTGCTGGTTGCTGAAACATTTGCGAAGAATGCTGTCCAGACTACGACTTGA